One window from the genome of Rhodococcus sp. ABRD24 encodes:
- the secA gene encoding preprotein translocase subunit SecA yields the protein MRTKKTVPSLSLSKLLRVGEGRMVKRLKHIADHVSSLSPEVEKLSDEQLRAKTDEFRKRYGDGETLDEMLPEAFAVAREAASRVLSQRHFDVQVMGGAALHFGNVAEMKTGEGKTLTCVLPAYLNAISGDGVHVVTVNDYLARRDSEWMGRVHRFLGLEVDVILSGMTPAERRKAYAADITYGTNNEFGFDYLRDNMTHSLDDLVQRGHNFAVVDEVDSILIDEARTPLIISGPADASSKWYGEFARIAPLLKRDVHYEVDIRKRTVGVHEAGVEFVEDQLGIDNLYEAANSPLVSYLNNAVKAKELYQKDKDYIVRDGEVIIVDEFTGRVLVGRRYNEGMHQAIEAKEKVEIKAENQTLATITLQNYFRLYERLSGMTGTAETEAAELHQTYGLGVIPIPTNRPLIRVDNGDLIYKTEEAKFDAVVDDVVERHQKGQPVLIGTTSVERSEYLSKQFTKRGVVHSVLNAKFHEQEATIVAEAGRSGAVTVATNMAGRGTDVVLGGNPDIIADLVLRKQGLDPVHNPEEYEAAWEGVLEKVKAEVKEDADKVRDAGGLYVLGTERHESRRIDNQLRGRSGRQGDPGESRFYLSLGDELMRRFNGAALESIMTRLNLPDDVPIEAKMVSKAIKSAQTQVEQQNFEIRKNVLKYDEVMNKQRTVIYAERRRILEGEDLEGQIDSMITDVITAYVNGAAGEGYVEDWDLDQLWTALKTLYPVGVDHKELLGAAEAGESDLGREELLEALLKDARDAYAKREQQVDEIAGVGGMRELERRVLLSVLDRKWREHLYEMDYLKEGIGLRAMAQRDPLVEYQREGYDMFIAMLEGLKEESVGFLFNLQVEAGTPQGGGSPVSVTAASAAAAAAGGPALSQGQGSQPLPTEQAAQEQTRPAAPAALKAKGLDEVEPRGLTFSGPAEDGSAQVSRVASESDGDTGSRRERRQAAREDAKATKKAPRTKRKR from the coding sequence ATGAGGACGAAGAAGACCGTGCCGTCACTGTCGCTATCGAAGCTGCTCCGTGTAGGTGAAGGTCGCATGGTCAAGCGGCTCAAGCACATCGCCGATCATGTCTCCTCCCTTTCCCCGGAGGTCGAGAAGCTGTCCGACGAGCAACTCCGGGCCAAGACCGACGAGTTCCGCAAGCGCTACGGCGACGGCGAGACGCTCGACGAAATGCTGCCCGAGGCGTTCGCCGTTGCCCGGGAGGCCGCCAGCCGAGTGCTCAGCCAGCGTCATTTCGACGTGCAGGTGATGGGCGGCGCGGCGTTGCACTTCGGCAATGTCGCCGAGATGAAGACAGGTGAGGGCAAGACCCTCACCTGTGTGCTCCCGGCGTACCTCAACGCGATCTCCGGCGACGGCGTGCACGTCGTCACCGTCAACGACTACCTCGCCCGGCGAGATTCCGAGTGGATGGGCCGCGTGCACCGTTTCCTCGGGCTCGAGGTCGACGTGATCCTGTCCGGGATGACCCCCGCTGAGCGTCGCAAGGCATACGCCGCGGACATCACCTACGGCACCAACAACGAGTTCGGCTTCGACTACCTGCGCGACAACATGACGCACAGCCTCGACGACCTGGTGCAGCGCGGCCACAACTTCGCCGTCGTCGACGAGGTGGACTCGATCCTCATCGACGAGGCGCGTACGCCATTGATCATCTCGGGCCCGGCCGACGCGTCCAGCAAGTGGTACGGCGAGTTCGCCCGTATCGCGCCGCTACTCAAGCGTGACGTCCACTACGAGGTCGACATTCGCAAGCGCACCGTCGGTGTGCACGAGGCCGGTGTCGAGTTCGTCGAGGACCAGCTGGGTATCGACAACCTGTACGAGGCCGCGAACTCGCCGCTGGTGAGCTACTTGAACAACGCCGTCAAGGCCAAGGAGCTCTACCAGAAGGACAAGGACTACATCGTCCGCGACGGCGAGGTCATCATCGTCGACGAGTTCACCGGCCGTGTGCTGGTGGGCCGCCGCTACAACGAGGGCATGCACCAGGCGATCGAGGCCAAGGAGAAGGTCGAGATCAAGGCCGAGAACCAGACCCTCGCCACGATCACGCTGCAGAACTACTTCCGGCTGTACGAGCGGCTCTCGGGTATGACCGGTACCGCCGAGACCGAGGCCGCCGAGCTGCACCAGACGTACGGCCTGGGCGTCATCCCGATCCCGACGAACCGTCCGCTGATCCGTGTCGACAACGGCGACCTGATCTACAAGACCGAAGAGGCCAAGTTCGACGCCGTTGTCGACGACGTCGTCGAGCGGCACCAGAAGGGTCAGCCGGTCCTGATCGGTACCACCAGCGTCGAGCGTTCGGAGTACCTCTCCAAGCAGTTCACCAAGCGCGGAGTGGTGCACAGCGTGCTCAATGCCAAGTTCCACGAGCAGGAGGCGACCATCGTCGCCGAGGCGGGGCGCTCGGGTGCGGTGACCGTGGCGACCAACATGGCCGGCCGTGGTACCGACGTCGTGCTCGGCGGCAACCCGGACATCATCGCCGACCTCGTGCTGCGTAAGCAGGGGCTCGATCCGGTGCACAACCCGGAGGAGTACGAGGCGGCCTGGGAGGGCGTGCTCGAGAAGGTCAAGGCCGAGGTCAAGGAAGACGCAGACAAGGTTCGCGACGCGGGTGGCCTGTACGTGCTCGGCACCGAGCGTCACGAATCGCGCCGTATCGACAACCAGTTGCGCGGTCGTTCCGGCCGTCAGGGCGATCCCGGTGAATCGCGTTTCTACCTGTCGCTAGGCGACGAGTTGATGCGACGCTTCAACGGTGCGGCGCTCGAGTCGATCATGACCCGTCTCAACCTGCCCGATGATGTACCGATCGAGGCCAAGATGGTCTCGAAGGCGATCAAGAGTGCACAGACGCAGGTGGAGCAGCAGAACTTCGAGATCCGCAAGAACGTCCTCAAGTACGACGAGGTGATGAACAAGCAGCGCACCGTCATCTACGCGGAGCGCCGCCGTATCCTCGAGGGCGAGGACCTCGAGGGGCAGATCGATTCGATGATCACCGACGTGATCACTGCATACGTCAACGGCGCGGCCGGCGAGGGGTATGTCGAGGACTGGGATCTGGACCAGTTGTGGACGGCCCTCAAGACGCTCTACCCGGTGGGCGTCGATCACAAGGAGCTGCTGGGCGCGGCCGAGGCCGGAGAGTCGGACCTGGGTCGTGAGGAGCTGCTCGAGGCGCTGCTGAAGGACGCGAGGGATGCGTACGCCAAGCGTGAGCAGCAGGTCGACGAGATCGCCGGCGTGGGGGGTATGCGTGAGCTCGAGCGTCGCGTGCTGCTGTCCGTGCTGGACCGCAAGTGGCGCGAGCACCTCTACGAGATGGACTACCTCAAGGAGGGCATCGGGCTGCGCGCGATGGCGCAGCGCGACCCGCTGGTCGAGTACCAGCGCGAGGGCTACGACATGTTCATCGCGATGCTCGAGGGCCTCAAGGAGGAGTCGGTCGGATTCCTGTTCAACCTCCAGGTGGAGGCCGGTACCCCACAGGGCGGCGGTTCCCCGGTGAGCGTCACTGCGGCGTCCGCAGCGGCTGCAGCAGCTGGCGGCCCGGCGTTGTCCCAGGGCCAGGGTTCGCAGCCGTTGCCTACCGAGCAGGCAGCCCAGGAGCAGACGCGTCCCGCGGCTCCCGCGGCGCTCAAGGCCAAGGGTCTCGACGAGGTCGAACCGCGCGGGCTGACCTTCTCCGGTCCCGCCGAGGACGGCAGCGCGCAGGTC